The window TAAACTAAAAGAGGGGACTTATGAAATACAATAAATACTTAAATTCAGAGGGTAAATTATACAGAAAAGAAAATACGGTTTATTTTATGGATACAAAAGGTAAAAAAACGCCCATTCCCGTTGAAAAAATTTATGCGTTATATTGCTATAAGGAAGTTTCTTTTACTTCAAGTGTAGTTATTCTTTTAGCAAAATACAACATACCTATCCACTATTTCGGTAGATATGGAAATTATGTTGGTACTTTCTACCCAAAAGGTGAAAATTATTCTGGGAAAGTGATTGTACAACAAAGTGAAAATTATTTAAATTCTGACAAAAGACATTATATAGCAAAAGAATTCGTAAAAGGAAGCATTTTAAACATATCAAAAAATTTAAGTAGATATAAGCTTGATTATGACAAAGAAAAGTACATAACAGCACTTCAAAAAGTTAATAGGATTACTGACATTATGAATGTAGAAGCACTTATGAGAAATGACTATTACAACAATTTTGACAATATTTTCAAGAATTTTAAATATGAAAAAAGGTCGAGAAGACCTCCCGAAAATGAAATAAATGCTTTAATAAGCTTTGGAAACTCACTCCTATATTCGACCGTTATTTCGGAAATATTCAATACGCATTTAAATCCTTCAGTTTCTTATCTTCACGAGCCTTATGAAAGACGATACTCGTTAGCATTGGATATTGCAGATGTTTTTAAACCCATATTTGTAGACAGACTCATATTTAACCTGGTAAATAAAAAAATAATTAACGAAAATCATTTTGAAAAGGACCTAAATTCCTGTCTATTAAATGACGAAGGTAGGGCAATATTTTTGAGTAAATATAATGAAAGACTACAAAAAACTATTAAACATAGGAAGTTAAATCGAAATGTTTCTTACCAGAGACTTTTAAGATTAGAATGCTATAAGCTTGAAAAGCATATTATGGGGATAGAACAGTATGAACCATTTGTAATTTGGTGGTAATAGGGAGGGTGTAATGTAAAATGTATGCAATAATAGTATATGACGTTTCAGTTGAACGTGTCAATAAAGTGAAAAAATTTCTTAGAACATATATGACCTGGGTACAAAATAGTGTATTTGAGGGTGAATTAACCAAATCAGAATTTGAAACGGTTAAAATTGGATTAAAAAATATAATAGACGAAGATTACGACAGTGTTATAATTTTTAGTTCCAATACTTCAAAATATATTAATAGAAAGATATTAGGCGTGGATAAAAATGAATTAACAGATATTTTGTAAATCATAAAATCAAATATCATTTAAAAATCTTTTATTTTTTAATTAATTAAATAATTAAAAGTCTCGTATTGCCCATATTTTGCAAATAATTTATAAATATAAATATATTAATTTATACACATAATTAAATATCCTGTAAAAAATACGGATATTGTTAAAAATTAAAGTTTATTTAACGACCAATAGTTAAAATATCCATATGTTATTACATTATAACAAATCTGCAGATTTTGAAAACGTCTCGAACTATTATAAATAAACCACATTATTATAGATTCGAGATTTTTGTTTTCAAACGGAGCGATTTAACAACATATTTATACCAAAAGGAGCAAATATAACACGTGCTAGAAATAAGACTATAGTAGATTTGAAACATAATGAACGTATTAAAATGTATAGAATTAGGGCAAATTGCTAGAAATAAGACTATAGTAGATTTGAAACTTTGACGTTAGTTTATAATATGCTTTTGGTAATTTGCTAGAAATAAGACTATAGTAGATTTGAAACTAAATGACGTTATTGTATCATTATTAGGCAGTAAATCAAGCTAGAAATAAGACTATAGTAGATTTGAAACCCTTACCCATTCATAAGCCCCATAATAAAAGGGTCTTGCTAGAAATAAGACTATAGTAGATTTGAAACAATTGATTCAAAGGGGCGGTTAAATTATCAAATAACTGCTAGAAATAAGACTATAGTAGATTTGAAACTATATGGAATAATAGAATTTAATTGGATGTATGTTAGCTAGAAATAAGACTATAGTAGATTTGAAACGCTTTAGCATATAATCTTAATTTATCTCCTGCTTTGCTAGAAATAAGACTATAGTAGATTTGAAACCCTGAAGAGCCACTTGAACCAGAACTTCCTGAACTTCGCTAGAAATAAGACTATAGTAGATTTGAAACGTTATTGTTACACATTATAACCCCTCTTTTATAAGCTAGAAATAAGACTATAGTAGATTTGAAACAGTTTACACCTCGTCATTATCCATAGGGTACCCCTGCTAGAAATAAGACTATAGTAGATTTGAAACACTGATACTAACTGAACAGCTTTTGAAGTGTCAAAGCTAGAAATAAGACTATAGTAGATTTGAAACCTATTAACTCTTTGTTGAATTAATCTTCGTTCAAATTGCTAGAAATAAGACTATAGTAGATTTGAAACTGCATCGTATTTATGCCTTAATAGGTCATATATGGCTAGAAATAAGACTATAGTAGATTTGAAACCATAATACATTATCTTTATAATATAATGTTATTGCAGCTAGAAATAAGACTATAGTAGATTTGAAACAACGTGCTCGATATCTCCGAGCTGAATTAGTTCAATAAGCTAGAAATAAGACTATAGTAGATTTGAAACATTGGTAGTAGGGATTAGCACCTCTTTGTTATCTATGCTAGAAATAAGACTATAGTAGATTTGAAACTCTGAGACGTTTAGATTTTCTGCAATTTCTCCAAAGCTAGAAATAAGACTATAGTAGATTTGAAACGCGTTTTTAATTTCTTCAATGTATTCATTATATTGTTGCTAGAAATAAGACTATAGTAGATTTGAAACCTACGGCTTGTCTAATTTGTAACTTCTTACCAACATATTCTGGCTAGAAATAAGACTATAGTAGATTTGAAACTACATAGGATGGAGTATAGTATCATATAAAAGAATGCTAGAAATAAGACTATAGTAGATTTGAAATATCAGTCTATACTTGTATATATTTTGTATGCACTATGCTAGAAATAAGACTATAGTAGATTTGAAACCTTGATGACAAACATAACGATGTAGGACGATATTTAGCTAGAAATAAGACTATAGTAGATTTGAAACTTCACGACATTTAGCGTAGAACATACAC is drawn from Methanococcus voltae and contains these coding sequences:
- the cas1b gene encoding type I-B CRISPR-associated endonuclease Cas1b — translated: MKYNKYLNSEGKLYRKENTVYFMDTKGKKTPIPVEKIYALYCYKEVSFTSSVVILLAKYNIPIHYFGRYGNYVGTFYPKGENYSGKVIVQQSENYLNSDKRHYIAKEFVKGSILNISKNLSRYKLDYDKEKYITALQKVNRITDIMNVEALMRNDYYNNFDNIFKNFKYEKRSRRPPENEINALISFGNSLLYSTVISEIFNTHLNPSVSYLHEPYERRYSLALDIADVFKPIFVDRLIFNLVNKKIINENHFEKDLNSCLLNDEGRAIFLSKYNERLQKTIKHRKLNRNVSYQRLLRLECYKLEKHIMGIEQYEPFVIWW
- the cas2 gene encoding CRISPR-associated endonuclease Cas2, whose translation is MYAIIVYDVSVERVNKVKKFLRTYMTWVQNSVFEGELTKSEFETVKIGLKNIIDEDYDSVIIFSSNTSKYINRKILGVDKNELTDIL